In Phaseolus vulgaris cultivar G19833 chromosome 7, P. vulgaris v2.0, whole genome shotgun sequence, the genomic stretch GTTTGGGTAAAGGAAAAGTAATGGAAGAGGATAGTGACGTGCGCCGACTAGCTTACTTTATcccattcttctttctttcactAAAACTGCACTTTAGCAGCATTTGTTGTACACATATGTCCATCTTCCCCATCTTCATTCCTCATTCATATACCTTTCTGACATCATTGCACTATACACACTTCAATTCAATTCTTCTAAGCTAATTAAGCCCTCCAATTAAGTTTAAAACCTCTCCTTACTCATACAATGTCATCAAGTTAATATTAATACATAATATTGGGAATGCATCCTAACTACAAGTagaaattacttttattattttacatttaaattataGATTGAAGTTTCTGAACATCAACTCAAACACTCTATGATGAGATGAAAATTCAAATTCTAATACATAACTAAGCTACTTAATATTGGGTACTGAATTTAACACACCAATAAGTGAGAGAAAAgcatttcttgttttgattggTACTGTAAAAAACTACGAGTTTCTGTTTAGGGAAAGGTCATCATGGTATGGAGCCACATCACATAGGGAACATGCGAAACATCTAATCCTGGGAAACACCATGCTTTCGTTATACACCAAAGGAAccattttgaataaatttgacaGGGAAAAAAGAGTTGAGTTTTCCACCAATCAAAGTATGAATTGCTACACTATTTATATTATGTAGTGGTGCATTCATCTCTCTCGCCTTGCTTTCTCTGTCCTCTTTGTTCTGTTCAACAGTTCAATCTGAAAAAGACTTCTAATTCGTGACATGTTGAATGTCCCTGATTCTGACATCATTTCTGGGGTCTTCCTTTTCATTCCACTCCTATAGTCGCATTTATGTTATGCTAACGTAATCGTATATACATGATTGTTTCTTGTTCGTATACTTTTTTTGGTCTCCTATCATCACGTACCAAAAGCAGCAGCATTAAATACATGTGCGTGTGTGTGAAAATTATGGAGAAGGATGAACtagttattttatgttttatgatGACAATATATCTAAAAATCAAAACAGCACCGACATATTCTTGTGTAAGGTTGTTTTACTACGATGCTGTTAACATGTTAACAACATTCCAAGCATTCAATTACTTGGTAGGATTTTAGATTTCAAACCAAAACGTTCTGTCTAATAATTACATGTTTTATTTATGCAAAACACATTCAGTCAAACTAGGCTAGTTTTTAATACAAGTTGGACGcatcatttttattttggttAGGTTATAAGATCAGAAAAACAGGTTATCCTGGtagattgattgaaacacttcaGGTGCttctaatatataatttattcatttttttgcggaaaaaaaatcataacccTACAGGCTAAGGGTGCATATACCCAGGAAAATGCATGGATGTTCTTAGAATACATTTTGGGAGTCACATGTTCGTGAAACAAAACAAGAATGCTCATTGGCTTTTAGACTCTTTGGATGAAGAATGAAGATCATCCAAGAGCAGAATTGATTGCCTATTCATGAGACCTATTGCAACATTGTGATAATTTGACATCTTAATTAATTGAAGATTCAATGTTACCCTTTGTTAGTGATTAATTATGTCTTTTTATTTCTATCACTTGACTATTGCTCCAAATTGGTGTTCTAGATACCTTGGATCGACCACTCATTGGCTTGAATATAGCCTCAAGCTACATGACAGTTATATTCAGCTTTAAGTAACCCCAAATTACTAAATCAAAGCACACAAAATGATTAAGACCTTGAAATGTAGAATTAACATATACAATGTAAAACTGCAGCTTGAATAGATTCCTGAATTACTGGTGCAAGAAATTTAAACAAATCTGAACTTGCAAATTACTCGAAATGTTGGCCATACATTAATTAGTTTGGTAAAATTGCACCTGGCTAGAAATGCCCGAGTCGAAGCTCCAAATCTAACTTCTCCTCTTCGTGTTTAAGCAACCCTATTCCTAATTCCAACGTGATGTTTTTCTCATTGTCCTTGAAACCCTTGTGATCCTCCTCCTCTACACAGCCCTTCATTTCCTCCTCAGCACTGAAACCACTCCTTGTGTTGTTACTCATCATCATCTTAATTTCGCAGCTTTGAGGACTCAAAAGAGGAAACTGAGAATGAGAAGGTGTGAGTCTTGGTTTCTTGTCTCCACTGGAAGAAGCTGGGAAGGGTGAAGAAGACAAAGTGAGACAAGGACTGCAACGTGGAGAAGGATGTGCACAGTTCAAAGGGTCATCAGATAAAAGAGATGGTGATGAAGATGTTGGCAGAAGAGTTGGGCTATTAGGCTTAGTGCTAGGGTTAGGCTTAGGGCATTCAGAAACCCATGAAGATAAGGATGATCTCAATCTAGCCCTATCCCTTCTGTGAACATTCATGTGTCCACCTAATGCTTGAGCAGACCTAAACTCTCTCTTGCAAAAGCTGCAGGCATAGTTTCTAGCAGGCCATGAAGTTCCCCATGTATGCTCCTCAAAGCCAAAGCTATCTTCTCTCTGTGGAGTACTAGTACTATTTCTGTTCAGATAGTTTCCTTCCATGGAGCTTTCCTTATAATGTAATTTTCATCCAAATCTGTAAGCTGTAGAGAGAACAAAGGAGAACCATGTATTGattatttaaaaagataaaCATTTGACTTTTTTCATATAGAATAAATAATCATTTAGACTTATAGATCTCTTACAATTAAGAGACTTCAAAGATGAGTGAGTGAGAGAAACTGATCCAAGAATGGCTTCATATTGAAGCTTAACATCATGTACTGAGGCAGAAAGGGAAGATCTCTATCTGCAGGTGTACTTCATCTGCCACTGCCTGTAGCTACTGTATTTGGATATTGCTTAACACATAAAATGGAGGAACTGTGTGAAAGTGGTATTTCCCTTTTGCCTGATCCTGGAAAGCTCTGGCATATGGCAGGTTATGCTGATACTGTTGCACTTGAGTGACTTTGAACAGAATTTCAGTATTTGACTTCAAAAGAATAAGGTAAACTATCAAACCAATTTAATCACTTGAAAACATTTCTCTTTCACATTTTCTTCTGTTCACATTAGTTTGAGAGCCAGTTAATTAATATGAAATTGTATGTATATGCGATGGGAGATAATTGTTGATATTTGATACATCATGTAAAGTTATATAATAATACttcacattaaaaaatttattaaaaaaaataacattatttaaaaatatatacttaaaaaattaCGTCATGAAAAGTATTTGAAACACCAGTAGAAAAACCCTGGTTTGCAAACAACATTGGTAATAAGAAATTAACACAGACTAGTTCACAGTATCAAAGAAACTTTTCTCAATTGGAAAAAGCAATAATgtattaattttacaatttaaatgtGTTAAACTGTGTTAACTAGCATGACATGTATACGTATTTTCGCTCAAttctataaacaaaaataaaagtgtGATAACTAGCATGAGGCGtaatttttatcaaatttattcATGGTATCCTACAAAACTTTGTAGTGAGTTTTATTTTACGATCTTGGAGTTTCCATCTCCACAATAATGttgacaaataatatttttgaactTCTTTATATACGCACTCTAAaagcataaaagaaaaaatcaaataatttttttctgaaaGGTTAAATATGGtttaaaaatagattttggAGAATTAGTAGGAAATAACTTTTACAAATTAGATTATGTTTCAATTATTTTTGgcttatgaaaaaataattttattttttattattttgaaaaatattcactTATATATATTCTTGTCTATGTGTTAAAAACAAATGCAATCAATATCTTTTGAGAAAattcttcaattattttatcaaacTACATCCAACATCCAATCTACTATTATTTGAAAGGATTAGCCattatctttgaaaatatgaagatcattttaatgttttaatttaaaatgaatCATCCTTTAACAACTCTTGtaactatttatatataatatatcacataaaaaaaatattttatctattatatattttcctttttgatatttataatagatttcaaaaaatcataaagaggacaaaaaaaaagtattggACAAGACATCAAAGTTA encodes the following:
- the LOC137828395 gene encoding transcriptional regulator SUPERMAN-like, which produces MEGNYLNRNSTSTPQREDSFGFEEHTWGTSWPARNYACSFCKREFRSAQALGGHMNVHRRDRARLRSSLSSWVSECPKPNPSTKPNSPTLLPTSSSPSLLSDDPLNCAHPSPRCSPCLTLSSSPFPASSSGDKKPRLTPSHSQFPLLSPQSCEIKMMMSNNTRSGFSAEEEMKGCVEEEDHKGFKDNEKNITLELGIGLLKHEEEKLDLELRLGHF